The following coding sequences lie in one Alloacidobacterium dinghuense genomic window:
- a CDS encoding response regulator transcription factor, with the protein MDEIRILMVDDHSLFRESLSRFLETDPTFRVVGQCRTITEAIAAYSQTPTDVVLLDYDLGEEQGSRLLSELKSQLREPRVLMVTAGMSDASTLEAMEAGASGVFLKHSSLDQLISAIHQVVKGEIWLDKGAAHSLFGRGSTQKVRFERVRPLTIRQGEVLRGILDGLTNKEIAWNLKVSESSVKAVIQELFHKAGVRTRSQLVRIVIERHPSDWLRPDSAE; encoded by the coding sequence GTGGATGAAATTCGCATACTGATGGTGGACGACCACAGCCTCTTTCGCGAAAGCCTTAGCAGGTTTCTGGAGACTGATCCCACCTTCCGCGTGGTCGGCCAATGCCGAACCATAACCGAAGCGATTGCCGCATATTCTCAGACGCCAACCGATGTCGTTCTGCTGGACTATGATCTCGGCGAAGAACAGGGTTCCCGATTGCTCTCCGAATTAAAGAGTCAGCTTCGCGAACCAAGAGTCCTTATGGTTACGGCGGGCATGTCCGACGCGAGTACGCTCGAAGCGATGGAAGCCGGCGCCTCAGGAGTCTTTCTGAAGCACAGCAGCCTCGACCAACTGATCTCTGCCATCCATCAGGTTGTGAAGGGTGAGATCTGGCTGGACAAAGGCGCCGCTCATTCTCTTTTTGGGCGCGGTAGTACACAAAAGGTGCGTTTCGAGCGCGTCCGTCCTCTGACAATCCGGCAGGGCGAAGTATTGCGAGGCATTCTGGACGGGCTGACGAACAAAGAAATAGCCTGGAATCTCAAGGTCTCCGAAAGTTCAGTCAAGGCCGTGATTCAGGAGCTATTTCACAAGGCGGGAGTGAGAACGCGGAGTCAGCTCGTGCGCATCGTCATCGAACGGCATCCCTCGGATTGGCTGAGACCCGACAGCGCCGAATAA
- a CDS encoding ABC transporter permease yields the protein MTGITDKSPKTSSKTSLSASLRRAFHRLRSFFRKDPLDHELNDEMASHIELAMEEYMRKGMPEEEARRQAMVRFGGVQQAREQHRETRGLPWIDVLGQDLRFTFRTLARDRSLTIIAILILGLGIGANVTVFSVVDTILLRPLPFRDPQQLVWITGNKGVGGLSGMTYSVDAYEDYRAQNRSLQDVTAYFPFYGQGDYKLTGYGEPQPVNGVMVAGNFFELLGIQPKLGRSFVQDELIKGGRPAVLLSEPFWKRQFNGDPKIVGQTINLNKTPTIVAGVIPATFDFGSVFAPGTRMDIFVPAVMDDMREWGNVFSLIGRMKPGVSVGQVQAEADMLIPQFYARKTHPEYGKGYTGTVWGLKEYVSGKLHRSLVVLWSAVGLIMLIVCVNLSNLLLARSAARSKEFAMRSVLGARRSRLVRQLLTESLVLAAGGAVLGLGIAYAVVTWLAHQGSIALPLLSSIRVDGSALAWTLGIAVVAAVLFGLAPGLKMSSGDLQESLKDSGMGASSGRKHDRMRSILVVSEVALACILMVGAGLLLRSFLHVLDIDLGFRPSRAASMQVTYDDGNKDENRGPILENMLDHVKAIPGIEAAGITDMLPLDRNRSWNLFRKGRDPNQKPDTGTYVQVVTPGYIGALGMRLIKGRDFTWDDSTHAEHAVIINESLARREWPGQDPVGRLAVANGEDSRVIGVVADVKETGLEIDPGAEMYVPVTQNGPVGAELVVRTSLPPEALAASVMKVLKQMNPGQPATEFRSIQQLVDHSVSPRKFFVLLVSTFAGLGLLLASLGIYGVISYSVARQTQEIGIRMALGASRTRVQAAVIGKTLRLALIGIVLGGAASFVMARGIASLLYGTEPADPLTFVGMVVLLGIVAMFAGYLPARRASRIDPMIALRTN from the coding sequence ATGACGGGTATAACGGACAAGTCTCCCAAGACCTCATCGAAGACCTCCCTGAGCGCGTCGCTGCGAAGGGCGTTTCACCGCCTTCGTTCTTTTTTCCGCAAAGATCCGCTCGACCACGAACTGAATGACGAGATGGCTTCACACATCGAGCTGGCAATGGAGGAATACATGCGCAAGGGAATGCCCGAAGAAGAAGCACGGCGGCAGGCGATGGTCCGTTTTGGCGGAGTGCAGCAGGCGCGCGAGCAGCATCGCGAGACGCGCGGGCTGCCGTGGATAGACGTGCTGGGACAGGACCTGCGTTTTACCTTTCGCACGCTGGCACGCGATCGCAGCTTAACGATTATCGCGATTTTGATTCTCGGGCTGGGGATCGGCGCGAACGTCACCGTCTTCAGCGTGGTCGATACGATTCTGTTGAGGCCACTTCCCTTTCGCGATCCTCAACAGTTGGTGTGGATTACCGGGAACAAGGGCGTTGGTGGTTTGTCGGGGATGACGTATTCCGTCGATGCATATGAGGACTATCGGGCGCAAAACAGATCTCTCCAGGATGTGACTGCCTACTTCCCCTTTTACGGACAGGGCGATTACAAGCTGACCGGATACGGTGAGCCTCAGCCAGTGAATGGCGTAATGGTGGCAGGAAATTTCTTCGAGCTGCTCGGCATTCAGCCAAAGCTGGGACGGTCGTTTGTTCAAGACGAGTTGATCAAGGGCGGACGTCCGGCGGTCCTCTTGAGCGAGCCTTTCTGGAAACGGCAATTTAACGGCGATCCGAAGATCGTAGGGCAGACGATCAATTTGAACAAAACTCCGACAATCGTTGCCGGAGTGATTCCTGCGACGTTCGATTTCGGATCAGTCTTTGCGCCAGGAACAAGGATGGACATTTTCGTTCCCGCCGTCATGGACGATATGCGCGAATGGGGAAATGTGTTTTCGCTGATTGGGCGCATGAAGCCGGGCGTCAGCGTCGGGCAGGTGCAGGCTGAGGCGGACATGCTCATTCCGCAGTTCTATGCCAGAAAGACCCATCCGGAATATGGCAAGGGCTACACCGGAACAGTCTGGGGACTGAAAGAGTATGTCAGCGGCAAGCTGCATCGCTCGCTGGTAGTTCTGTGGTCGGCTGTCGGGCTAATCATGCTGATCGTCTGCGTGAACCTCTCGAACTTGCTGCTGGCTCGCTCAGCAGCGCGCAGCAAGGAATTCGCGATGCGCAGCGTTCTGGGCGCGCGCCGCAGTCGGCTGGTCCGGCAACTCCTGACCGAGAGCCTTGTGCTGGCGGCTGGAGGCGCTGTTTTGGGACTTGGCATTGCTTATGCCGTGGTGACATGGCTGGCGCATCAGGGATCGATTGCCCTGCCCTTGCTCAGCAGCATTCGCGTAGACGGAAGCGCGCTGGCGTGGACGCTTGGGATCGCGGTTGTGGCAGCGGTACTCTTCGGGCTGGCTCCGGGACTGAAGATGTCGAGCGGAGACCTGCAGGAGTCGCTCAAGGACAGTGGAATGGGCGCGAGCTCAGGCAGAAAGCATGATCGCATGCGCTCGATTCTCGTCGTGTCGGAAGTCGCGCTGGCCTGCATTCTTATGGTAGGGGCGGGCCTGTTACTCCGTAGCTTTCTTCACGTGTTGGATATAGACCTCGGCTTCAGGCCCAGCCGCGCGGCTTCAATGCAGGTGACCTATGACGATGGCAACAAAGATGAGAATCGCGGGCCGATTCTCGAGAATATGCTCGATCACGTAAAGGCTATCCCCGGCATCGAAGCGGCTGGCATCACCGACATGCTTCCGCTGGATCGGAATCGCAGTTGGAATCTATTTCGGAAAGGTAGGGACCCGAATCAGAAACCGGATACTGGCACGTATGTGCAGGTAGTAACGCCAGGATATATCGGCGCTCTGGGCATGCGGCTGATCAAAGGACGCGATTTCACCTGGGACGATTCAACGCACGCTGAGCACGCAGTCATCATCAATGAATCGCTCGCACGCCGTGAGTGGCCCGGACAGGACCCGGTAGGGCGTCTTGCAGTGGCGAATGGCGAAGACTCTCGCGTGATTGGCGTTGTTGCCGATGTGAAGGAAACCGGACTGGAGATAGATCCGGGCGCTGAGATGTATGTCCCGGTCACCCAGAACGGACCTGTTGGCGCAGAGCTTGTAGTCCGCACCAGCCTGCCGCCAGAAGCGCTGGCTGCAAGCGTGATGAAGGTGCTGAAGCAGATGAATCCGGGACAGCCAGCGACGGAATTCCGGTCCATTCAACAATTGGTCGACCACTCGGTTTCCCCGCGGAAGTTCTTTGTGCTGCTGGTATCGACCTTCGCCGGGCTGGGGCTGCTTCTGGCCTCGTTGGGAATCTATGGTGTCATCTCATATTCCGTGGCGCGACAGACGCAGGAGATTGGCATTCGCATGGCACTGGGAGCATCGCGCACGCGGGTACAAGCTGCGGTTATCGGGAAGACACTGCGGCTTGCTCTAATCGGCATTGTTCTGGGCGGAGCAGCTTCGTTTGTAATGGCGCGGGGCATCGCATCCCTGCTCTATGGAACGGAGCCTGCCGATCCGCTTACGTTTGTGGGAATGGTGGTGCTGCTGGGTATTGTGGCCATGTTTGCCGGATATCTGCCGGCGCGGCGGGCTTCCAGGATTGATCCCATGATTGCATTGCGTACGAACTGA
- a CDS encoding PadR family transcriptional regulator yields MGDSKLDLLQGTLDLMVLQTLAAMGSLHGYGIARRIEQISGDELLLNQGTIYASLVRLQQRGWIDAAWGTSENNRKAKFYSITEAGRKQLAQDAAYWERLAGVMGRVLAMQNEGGGR; encoded by the coding sequence TTGGGAGACTCGAAACTCGATCTATTGCAGGGGACTTTGGACCTGATGGTTCTACAGACACTGGCAGCTATGGGTTCTCTGCACGGGTACGGCATTGCGCGCCGCATTGAACAGATCAGCGGCGATGAGCTACTGCTGAATCAGGGCACCATTTACGCGTCGCTGGTACGGCTGCAGCAGCGTGGCTGGATCGATGCCGCTTGGGGTACGTCGGAGAACAACCGCAAGGCCAAGTTCTATTCGATTACCGAAGCTGGCCGAAAGCAGCTTGCGCAGGATGCCGCGTACTGGGAGCGGCTGGCGGGTGTCATGGGCCGGGTCCTAGCCATGCAGAACGAAGGCGGTGGTCGATGA
- a CDS encoding ATP-binding protein, whose translation MFAALFKGNKRSVLLKAGVMIAAIALLDWRIVGEIPLGFLYLLPMLAIGFVLSPAEICLFAVLCTLLSEVFDDLRWTLRTGLSRDVLYFVAFLGAGFYVRSVSLSRKAALQHLHEIESQRDARREAEEQLTILIESSPAAIVTTEADGRVLMANEAAHRLLGVPQKELQGRIIYRYLPSLTNVSRYEASQHFRTVMQARGQREDGETFLADICFSTYRTNAGSRLTAMVLDASEEFRTHEVSGLQQLLVGSRIAIGAVSHEIRNVSGAIGVVHQNLAHSGSLNGNKDFEALGNLVVALERIANVNLRQPSDQASVIDLAALLDELKIVVAPSLQEEEITSRWLTEAGLPLVWADRPSLMQVFLNLITNSVRALSKNSDRVLNVTAKYDGTQVVVEFSDNGGGVVRPEDLFRPFQAGAAATGLGLYLSRAFMRSFGGDLRYKPIPDGACFVVHLTPALSTGQE comes from the coding sequence ATGTTCGCGGCACTATTCAAGGGAAACAAGCGATCAGTCCTGCTCAAGGCAGGAGTCATGATCGCTGCGATCGCCCTCTTAGACTGGCGGATTGTCGGCGAGATTCCTCTTGGATTTCTCTACCTCCTTCCCATGCTGGCGATTGGCTTTGTGCTCAGCCCCGCTGAGATATGCCTCTTTGCAGTCTTATGCACTCTGCTGTCGGAAGTATTTGACGATCTCAGGTGGACTCTGCGCACGGGCTTGTCCCGCGATGTGCTCTACTTCGTCGCATTCCTCGGTGCAGGCTTCTACGTTCGCAGCGTGAGCCTCAGTCGCAAAGCCGCTTTGCAGCATCTTCACGAAATTGAGAGTCAAAGAGATGCGCGCCGCGAAGCAGAAGAGCAATTGACCATTCTGATTGAAAGCAGCCCCGCGGCGATTGTTACCACGGAGGCCGATGGCAGAGTCCTGATGGCAAATGAGGCCGCTCACCGTCTGCTGGGTGTTCCACAAAAGGAACTGCAGGGGCGAATCATCTATCGCTATCTGCCTTCTCTGACAAATGTCTCCAGATATGAAGCCTCGCAGCATTTTCGCACCGTCATGCAGGCTCGCGGACAACGCGAAGATGGCGAAACTTTTCTGGCTGACATTTGTTTCTCAACCTATCGCACAAACGCCGGGTCGCGCCTGACCGCGATGGTGCTGGATGCTTCGGAGGAATTTCGCACACACGAGGTGTCCGGCCTGCAGCAACTTCTTGTTGGATCCCGGATCGCCATTGGCGCCGTTTCCCATGAGATTCGCAATGTTTCTGGCGCCATCGGCGTTGTTCACCAGAACCTCGCGCACTCTGGTTCGCTCAACGGCAATAAGGATTTCGAAGCACTTGGAAACCTTGTGGTCGCGCTTGAACGCATCGCCAACGTAAACCTTCGACAACCGAGCGATCAAGCCTCTGTCATCGATCTTGCAGCGCTGCTTGATGAATTGAAGATCGTGGTTGCGCCCTCGTTACAAGAAGAGGAGATCACGTCACGCTGGTTGACTGAGGCTGGCCTGCCGCTCGTTTGGGCAGATCGGCCAAGTCTCATGCAGGTGTTTCTCAACCTGATCACCAACAGTGTCCGTGCGCTTTCCAAAAACAGCGATCGGGTGCTTAACGTTACTGCGAAATACGACGGCACCCAGGTCGTGGTGGAATTCTCAGACAACGGAGGAGGCGTCGTTCGCCCGGAAGATCTTTTTCGTCCTTTTCAGGCTGGAGCTGCAGCAACCGGCTTGGGCCTCTACCTATCGCGTGCGTTCATGCGTTCCTTCGGTGGGGATCTGCGTTACAAACCAATTCCTGACGGCGCCTGCTTTGTTGTTCATTTGACTCCCGCGCTGTCGACGGGGCAGGAATAA
- a CDS encoding VOC family protein: MRRTFILLCVLTVSATASILAVFTHFSARATAQSVVDPAPALINTCLITSDVNRLTAFYAKVLKTEPEKTGSDYVEFRTGAGVLAIFSAEAQEKYIPGSTKPGENHSAILEFKVSDVDQEYARLHDVVSVWVKGPTNQPWGTRSIYFRDPDGNLVDFFTTLNTA, encoded by the coding sequence ATGAGAAGAACTTTCATCCTGCTGTGCGTTCTCACCGTGAGCGCCACAGCATCGATACTCGCCGTATTCACGCACTTCAGTGCAAGAGCGACAGCACAGTCCGTGGTGGATCCGGCACCGGCGCTGATTAACACCTGTCTCATCACCAGCGACGTCAACCGGCTTACCGCCTTCTACGCAAAGGTCCTGAAAACCGAACCGGAGAAGACCGGCAGTGACTACGTGGAATTTCGCACCGGCGCCGGAGTGCTGGCGATCTTTTCTGCTGAAGCACAAGAGAAATACATTCCCGGCTCGACAAAGCCCGGCGAGAATCACAGCGCGATCCTGGAATTCAAAGTGAGCGACGTCGATCAAGAATATGCGCGACTGCACGACGTCGTCTCAGTATGGGTCAAGGGACCGACCAATCAGCCATGGGGCACGCGTTCGATCTACTTCCGCGATCCCGACGGCAACCTCGTCGACTTCTTTACCACCCTGAATACAGCCTAG
- a CDS encoding ABC transporter permease, whose translation MIYLFRQMLGRVRSFLHKAPLDGELDAEIASHLEMAVEENTRRGMHPEEARRRAMIRFGGLQQAREQHRETRGLPWMDVLMQDLRFTSRTLAKDRGFTIIAVLILGLGIGANVAVFSVVNTILLRPLPFHDPERLVRIVEKNAGTNESAKTYTADATQDYQQQNRSFQSVSGYFAFTGPDNLKLVGNGQPLPVTGILVAENFFQTLGVDPFMGRLFRSEEFVKHAQPVALLGYPFWKRQLGGDRSIVGQTINLSNTSVTVIGVLPETWDFGSVFSPGAKVDLFMPYIMDDFRDDGNDLALVGRLKPGVTLAAAQREADEIFPRLLFDHKHPNDKAGYTGQLTGLKDYISGKLRRSLIVLWCAVGLILLIVCVNLSNLLLARTAARSKEFAMRSALGANRWRLARQLLTESLVLSGAGAILGLAIAYAVTAYLAHQGSIALPLLSSVHVDGKALAWTLLIAVAAGVLFGIAPALRMSRNDLQESLKDSGHGTSDGRKHERMRSVLVISEVALACMLLVGAGLLLRSFLKVLEVDLGFEPSRAAAISVDYDDGGSTAKRTVIWQEVVRRASMLPGVEAAGISDNLPMSRNRGWGIAAKGQEKPRDSDFIGVFVYIASPGYLKAMGMRLMKGRDISWEDLANNENVVIINETVAKKLWPGQDPIGRTAIAGGQEARVIGVIADVRESSAEDNGGAQMYLPATKNFGPEGCYLVVRSKLPPATLGTSLMRTLQEMNPGQPATEFRPIQALVDHAVSPRKFFVLLVSIFAGLGLLLASLGIYGVISYSVTRQTQEIGIRMALGATRSKVQLGVIGRTMRLALIGILLGGAASFVMARAIASLLYGTEPTDPETFAGMVLLLGSVALLAGYLPARRASRIDPMIALRTN comes from the coding sequence ATGATTTATCTCTTTCGGCAGATGCTGGGCCGTGTGCGCTCTTTCCTGCATAAAGCACCATTGGATGGCGAGCTGGATGCTGAGATCGCTTCGCACCTGGAGATGGCGGTTGAGGAGAACACTCGACGCGGGATGCATCCCGAGGAAGCACGGAGGCGGGCAATGATTCGTTTCGGCGGTTTACAGCAGGCGCGTGAGCAGCATCGCGAGACACGCGGTCTGCCATGGATGGATGTGCTTATGCAGGATTTGCGTTTTACCTCCCGCACGCTGGCTAAGGATCGCGGGTTCACGATCATCGCCGTACTGATTCTAGGGCTGGGCATCGGGGCGAATGTTGCCGTATTCAGCGTAGTGAATACCATTTTGCTACGTCCGCTTCCCTTCCACGATCCGGAACGGCTGGTGCGAATCGTGGAGAAAAATGCGGGGACCAACGAATCCGCCAAAACATATACGGCGGATGCCACTCAGGACTACCAACAGCAGAACCGCTCTTTCCAGTCCGTGAGCGGCTACTTCGCCTTCACCGGACCCGACAACCTTAAGCTTGTGGGCAATGGCCAGCCGCTTCCGGTCACCGGCATCCTGGTGGCAGAGAATTTCTTTCAGACGCTCGGTGTGGATCCGTTCATGGGGCGGCTGTTCCGGTCTGAAGAATTTGTGAAACACGCTCAGCCTGTGGCGTTGTTAGGCTATCCGTTCTGGAAACGTCAACTGGGCGGAGATCGCAGCATCGTAGGGCAAACGATTAACCTCAGCAATACTTCGGTGACCGTGATAGGCGTACTGCCGGAAACATGGGACTTTGGCTCGGTATTTTCACCGGGAGCCAAGGTCGACCTCTTCATGCCTTATATCATGGATGACTTCCGCGATGACGGAAACGACCTGGCGCTGGTTGGCCGCCTGAAACCCGGAGTCACTTTGGCGGCAGCACAGAGAGAGGCCGACGAGATTTTTCCGCGGCTCCTTTTCGATCATAAACACCCGAACGACAAAGCAGGCTACACCGGCCAGCTCACTGGATTGAAGGATTACATCAGCGGCAAGCTGCGGCGATCGCTGATTGTGCTGTGGTGCGCGGTGGGGCTGATTCTGTTGATCGTTTGCGTGAATCTTTCGAACCTTCTGCTGGCGCGGACGGCGGCGCGCAGCAAAGAGTTCGCTATGCGCAGCGCCCTCGGCGCGAATCGCTGGCGGTTGGCACGTCAGCTGTTAACAGAGAGCTTGGTGCTATCCGGAGCCGGCGCGATACTTGGGCTCGCGATTGCCTATGCGGTGACGGCTTACCTTGCGCACCAGGGATCGATTGCTCTGCCACTGCTGAGCAGCGTGCATGTAGATGGAAAGGCGCTCGCGTGGACGCTGCTGATTGCCGTGGCTGCGGGTGTGCTCTTCGGCATCGCTCCGGCGCTGCGGATGTCGCGCAACGATCTTCAGGAGTCGCTCAAGGACAGCGGGCATGGAACGAGCGACGGCAGGAAGCATGAGCGGATGCGGTCGGTGCTGGTGATCAGCGAAGTAGCGCTGGCCTGCATGTTACTGGTGGGCGCTGGTCTGCTGCTGCGCAGCTTTCTGAAGGTGCTGGAGGTCGATCTGGGTTTTGAGCCGAGCCGGGCTGCCGCTATCAGCGTGGACTATGACGATGGCGGAAGTACGGCTAAGCGGACAGTGATATGGCAGGAGGTTGTGCGTCGGGCTTCGATGCTTCCCGGTGTGGAGGCTGCTGGGATATCAGATAACCTGCCGATGAGCCGGAACCGGGGCTGGGGAATAGCCGCAAAAGGACAGGAGAAGCCCAGGGACAGCGATTTCATAGGAGTATTCGTCTACATCGCTTCGCCCGGATACCTGAAGGCGATGGGCATGCGGCTGATGAAGGGGCGCGACATCAGCTGGGAGGACCTGGCGAATAACGAGAATGTGGTCATCATCAACGAAACAGTCGCGAAAAAGCTTTGGCCTGGACAGGATCCGATCGGCAGGACAGCAATTGCCGGTGGCCAGGAGGCGCGCGTGATCGGCGTGATTGCTGATGTGCGCGAAAGCAGCGCTGAGGACAACGGGGGCGCGCAGATGTATCTGCCGGCGACCAAGAACTTCGGGCCGGAAGGTTGCTATCTTGTGGTGCGGTCGAAGCTTCCTCCAGCCACGCTGGGCACAAGCCTGATGCGCACATTGCAGGAGATGAATCCGGGGCAGCCGGCAACGGAGTTCAGGCCGATTCAAGCGTTGGTGGACCATGCGGTTTCGCCGCGGAAGTTTTTCGTGCTGCTCGTTTCGATCTTCGCCGGACTTGGGTTGCTTCTGGCTTCGTTGGGGATTTACGGGGTGATCTCCTATTCCGTTACTCGGCAGACACAGGAAATTGGAATTCGCATGGCGCTCGGTGCGACGCGATCGAAGGTTCAGCTTGGCGTAATCGGCAGAACGATGCGGCTGGCTCTTATCGGCATTCTTCTGGGCGGAGCAGCTTCGTTTGTGATGGCGCGCGCGATCGCTTCCCTGCTCTATGGAACCGAACCTACCGACCCAGAAACGTTCGCGGGGATGGTGTTGTTGCTTGGATCTGTGGCGCTGCTTGCTGGATATCTGCCGGCGCGTCGGGCTTCTCGCATCGACCCGATGATCGCGTTGCGCACAAACTGA
- a CDS encoding TolC family protein codes for MQTTKSLFDIRGPAVLGLLLASPLLACGQASLTWDQVKTKFESANPALKADELNVQEMKAEEITAYLRPNPQFTLSQDGTQIAPHDSTWTPLKGTYVVPTLSYLHEREHKRELRLESAQEGTQIAASQHEDLERNLVFNLRVAFVSTLQAKAIVDLSRQELDYYDKIIDISRARFKAGDLAQIDLDRIELQRVQYESDLQTAEVNLRTSKIQLLQLLNDRTPVDQFDIQGTFDFTDQLQPLDSFHQIALDNRPDLRAALQAVQQADTNHKLAIANGSTDPTFSGWYTYNSSNNNPNGINTLGASVSIPLRIFDRNQGEKQRTLLDIGRNQELTDATRAQVFGDVDSAYVQVNSNLILLRPYKDKYLAQAVRVRETVTYAWQHGGASLMDFLNAQSDYRNVQMAYLQLIGAYLTAAGQLNLAVGREVIQ; via the coding sequence ATGCAAACTACAAAATCTTTATTCGACATCCGCGGCCCCGCCGTCCTGGGACTTCTGTTGGCATCGCCTCTTCTGGCCTGCGGCCAGGCGAGTCTCACCTGGGATCAGGTGAAGACGAAGTTTGAATCGGCAAATCCAGCGCTGAAGGCGGATGAGCTCAACGTGCAGGAGATGAAGGCCGAAGAAATCACGGCGTATTTGCGTCCGAACCCACAGTTCACGCTGTCACAAGACGGGACGCAGATTGCGCCCCATGACTCGACCTGGACTCCGCTCAAGGGGACCTATGTTGTTCCCACATTGAGTTACCTGCATGAGCGCGAGCACAAGCGGGAGCTTCGGCTCGAGAGCGCGCAGGAAGGAACGCAGATTGCAGCGTCACAGCACGAGGATCTGGAGAGAAACCTCGTGTTCAATCTGCGCGTCGCCTTTGTTTCGACGCTGCAGGCAAAGGCCATCGTGGATCTCTCTCGTCAGGAGCTGGATTATTACGACAAAATCATCGACATCAGCCGCGCGCGCTTCAAAGCAGGCGATCTGGCGCAGATTGATCTGGACCGGATTGAGTTGCAGAGAGTCCAGTACGAGTCAGATTTGCAGACCGCGGAAGTCAACCTGCGCACTTCGAAGATTCAGCTTCTGCAACTCCTCAATGACAGGACACCTGTAGACCAGTTCGATATACAAGGAACATTCGACTTCACAGACCAATTGCAACCGCTGGATTCCTTTCATCAGATTGCTCTTGATAACCGGCCGGACTTGAGAGCCGCGCTCCAGGCGGTACAGCAGGCCGATACCAACCACAAGCTGGCCATTGCGAATGGTTCAACTGATCCGACCTTCAGCGGCTGGTATACGTACAACTCATCGAACAACAACCCCAACGGCATTAATACCCTGGGCGCCAGCGTCAGTATTCCGCTGCGCATTTTCGATCGCAACCAGGGCGAGAAGCAGCGCACGCTGCTCGATATTGGCCGCAATCAGGAACTGACGGATGCAACGCGCGCGCAGGTATTCGGCGATGTGGATTCGGCGTATGTGCAGGTGAACAGCAATCTGATCCTGTTGCGCCCGTACAAGGACAAATACCTGGCACAGGCCGTGCGCGTGCGAGAAACGGTGACATATGCATGGCAGCATGGGGGCGCGTCGCTCATGGATTTTCTCAATGCACAGAGCGACTACCGCAATGTGCAGATGGCGTATCTGCAATTGATCGGCGCTTACCTGACCGCAGCAGGCCAGTTGAATCTGGCCGTAGGACGCGAGGTGATCCAATGA
- a CDS encoding efflux RND transporter periplasmic adaptor subunit: MTSKSALKSICCLAVCLSLAACEKKFNPTDGAPPATQTVPTGDMSLVTVDKPDQFPLIRADQVEAPTELKVTGSVNPDIAREVPVISLASGRVVDIKARLGDDVKKGDLLLKVQSPDITSAFDTYLKAANDEQLANKAYARAHDLYDHGAISLGMLEQAEDTEKDAKADLTAAEDQLNTLGVKKDHPSSIVPVYAPISGVIIAQNVTNSAAAGVTFSGSSTLFTIADLSVVWVICDVYENDLSKIALGQSAVITANAFPDKPITGRISDIQPILDPSIRTAKVRIEVRNPGFLKVGMFVTATFQSRKIEDHAVVPASAVLHLHDRDWVFVPADDNKFRRVEIHGGQMLPGNRQEILSGINPGQQVVSNVLQFESTLEAQ, encoded by the coding sequence ATGACAAGTAAGTCTGCTCTGAAATCCATTTGCTGCCTCGCTGTCTGCCTTTCACTCGCGGCCTGTGAGAAGAAATTCAATCCTACAGACGGCGCGCCTCCTGCGACGCAGACCGTGCCAACCGGCGACATGAGTCTCGTCACCGTTGATAAGCCGGATCAATTTCCGCTCATTCGCGCCGATCAGGTTGAAGCTCCCACGGAGTTGAAAGTTACCGGATCGGTGAATCCGGATATTGCTCGCGAAGTCCCGGTTATCTCGCTCGCCAGCGGCCGCGTTGTGGATATAAAAGCCCGTCTCGGCGACGACGTGAAGAAAGGCGATCTGCTCCTGAAGGTGCAGAGCCCTGACATCACGAGCGCATTCGATACCTACCTGAAGGCCGCCAACGACGAACAGCTTGCGAACAAAGCCTACGCTCGCGCGCACGACCTCTACGATCACGGCGCCATTTCGCTCGGCATGCTGGAACAGGCCGAGGATACAGAAAAAGACGCCAAGGCAGACTTGACCGCGGCCGAGGATCAGCTAAACACCCTCGGAGTAAAGAAAGACCATCCGTCAAGCATTGTCCCGGTCTATGCGCCGATCTCAGGAGTCATCATTGCGCAGAACGTGACGAATTCCGCTGCTGCCGGCGTCACCTTTTCCGGCTCGTCGACCTTGTTTACGATAGCCGATCTATCCGTCGTCTGGGTGATCTGTGATGTCTATGAAAACGATCTTTCGAAGATTGCCCTGGGCCAATCCGCCGTCATCACCGCCAACGCTTTTCCAGACAAACCAATCACAGGTCGAATCTCCGATATTCAACCGATCCTCGATCCGAGCATCCGCACCGCGAAGGTGCGAATCGAGGTTCGCAATCCCGGCTTTTTGAAAGTCGGAATGTTCGTCACTGCTACATTCCAGAGCAGGAAAATCGAAGATCACGCCGTTGTGCCCGCGTCCGCTGTGCTGCACCTGCATGATCGCGACTGGGTCTTCGTTCCTGCCGACGACAACAAGTTCCGGCGAGTGGAAATACACGGAGGCCAGATGCTGCCGGGGAACAGGCAGGAGATTCTTTCCGGCATCAATCCCGGTCAACAGGTTGTCTCGAATGTACTTCAATTCGAATCGACTCTGGAGGCGCAATGA